A genome region from Hevea brasiliensis isolate MT/VB/25A 57/8 chromosome 7, ASM3005281v1, whole genome shotgun sequence includes the following:
- the LOC110633347 gene encoding monooxygenase 1-like, with the protein MESAQEEEIVIVGGGICGLATALAFHRKGIRSIVLEKSETLRTTGVGIIIQSNGWRALDQLGVASMLRNTAIHIQSGNHISVGDNKPKELPNGGELRCLRRTDLVKALANDLPWDTIQFGKQVISIEEDPITSYPILHLQDGSVVKAKIVIGCDGVNSIIATILGLNSTKLSPTCVVRGFSYFQNGHDYGSKYHLLSNVNDRVKLGIVPVTHKLIYWFVTRKWNSQDLKISRDRMLIKESTVELLKNFPQETVELIRNSDLESLHLTDLRYRSPWDVLKTNFRKGTVTVAGDAMHAMGPFLAQAGSASLEDAVVLARCLGEKIQNKPMKGTRVKEMVEEGLDQYLKKRKMRVFWLCLQTFLTGTVIQPSSLPMKFLSIFLLIILFRDPNQHTRYDCGNS; encoded by the exons ATGGAGAGTGCACAAGAAGAGGAGATCGTAATCGTTGGAGGTGGAATCTGTGGGCTTGCCACCGCCCTGGCTTTTCACAG GAAAGGGATTAGAAGCATAGTACTTGAAAAGTCAGAAACATTGAGAACCACTGGAGTGGGAATCATAATACAGTCAAATGGGTGGCGAGCACTGGATCAACTTGGTGTTGCTTCAATGCTTAGGAACACTGCTATTCATATACAGTC TGGGAATCATATATCAGTTGGTGACAACAAGCCAAAAGAATTGCCAAATGG TGGAGAATTACGATGCTTAAGACGAACTGATCTTGTTAAAGCACTAGCCAATGATTTGCCATGGGACACTATACAATTTGGTAAGCAGGTAATATCCATAGAAGAGGATCCAATAACCTCATATCCTATTCTTCATCTTCAAGATGGAAGTGTTGTCAAGGCCAAGATTGTGATTGGATGTGATGGTGTAAACTCTATCATCGCAACCATCCTGGGGCTAAATTCTACCAAGCTTTCTCCAACTTGTGTGGTAAGAGGCTTCTCATATTTCCAGAATGGTCATGATTATGGTAGCAAGTACCATCTATTGAGCAACGTCAACGACCGCGTTAAGCTTGGAATTGTCCCTGTTACTCACAAGTTAATCTACTGGTTTGTAACTCGAAAGTGGAATTCTCAag ATTTAAAGATTTCAAGAGATCGAATGCTTATTAAAGAATCAACTGTGGAATTACTCAAGAATTTCCCTCAGGAAACAGTAGAGCTGATAAGGAATAGCGACCTGGAATCGTTGCATCTCACAGATTTGAGATACCGATCACCATGGGATGTACTGAAGACAAACTTCAGAAAAGGGACAGTGACAGTGGCTGGAGATGCTATGCATGCAATGGGTCCATTCCTGGCACAAGCAGGCTCAGCCTCTCTAGAAGACGCAGTGGTGCTTGCTAGATGCTTGGGAGAAAAGATTCAGAATAAACCAATGAAGGGTACACGTGTGAAAGAAATGGTAGAGGAAGGGCTAGATCAGTACttgaaaaaaaggaaaatgagagTCTTCTGGTTGTGTCTGCAAACCTTCCTTACTGGTACAGTCATCCAGCCATCATCCTTGCCTATGAAATTCTTGAGTATTTTCTTGCTAATCATTCTGTTTAGAGATCCAAATCAGCATACCCGCTATGACTGTGGCAACTCCTAG
- the LOC110633366 gene encoding probably inactive leucine-rich repeat receptor-like protein kinase At5g48380: MAIFVNMMLGRHFLKILISYGLWFLLSCSLSSCTETDIACLKNIKASLEDPFSYLKSSWDFNNNTEGYICRFTGVDCWHPDENKVLNLRLSDMGLKGRFPVGIQNCTSITGVDLSSNNLAGPIPDNISAIIPFVTSLDLSSNNFSGGIPKALANCSYLNILKLDHNRLSGQIPPELGLLARIKTFSVANNLLTGPVPSFLNASFSGEDYANNPGLCGGVLDACPGSSKSPHTGVIAGAAIGGVTVAALIVGIGMFFYYRKMSKIKKKKDDDPEGNKWAKSLKGIKGIKVSMFEKSISKMKLSDLMKATNSFNKDNIIGSGRTGTMYKAVLEDGTSLMVKRLQDSQRSEKEFVSEMSTLGSVKHPNLVPLLGFCMANKERLLVYKYMPNGTLHDNLHTVDEGKKPMEWPLRLKIGIRAARGFAWLHHNCNPRIIHRNISSKCILLDADFEPHISDFGLARLMNPVDTHLSTFVNGEFGDLGYVAPEYAKTLVATPKGDVYSFGTVLLELVTGERPTHIAKAPESFKGSLVEWITQLSSNSQLQDAIDKSLVGKGVDNEIFQVLKVACTCVLANPKERPTLFEVYQLLRAIGEKYHFTTDDEIMMPSDNGDTDYIEELIVAQEVRGVN, translated from the exons ATGGCTATCTTCGTGAACATGATGTTGGGTAGACATTTTCTCAAGATTTTAATTAGCTATGGCCTCTGGTTTTTGCTTagctgtagtttgagcagttgtactgagaCTGATATTGCTTGCTTGAAGAATATAAAAGCCTCACTTGAAGATCCTTTTAGTTACTTGAAGTCTTCGTGGGACTTTAACAACAATACTGAAGGATACATTTGTAGATTTACTGGGGTTGACTGTTGGCACCCTGATGAGAACAAGGTCTTAAATCTCCGGCTTTCAGATATGGGGCTCAAGGGTCGGTTCCCTGTTGGAATCCAGAATTGCACGAGCATAACTGGTGTTGATCTTTCAAGCAACAACCTCGCTGGACCTATTCCAGATAATATCTCTGCAATCATTCCTTTTGTGACATCTCTTGATCTCTCATCCAACAATTTTTCAGGAGGAATTCCAAAGGCTCTAGCAAATTGTTCCTATTTGAATATTCTAAAACTCGACCACAACCGGTTGTCGGGTCAAATCCCTCCAGAGCTTGGTTTGTTAGCTAGGATTAAAACATTTAGTGTAGCTAATAATCTTCTTACTGGACCAGTGCCATCATTCCTAAATGCCTCCTTTTCAGGAGAAGATTATGCAAATAATCCTGGACTATGTGGGGGGGTTTTGGATGCCTGCCCTGGATCTTCAAAGAGTCCTCACACTGGGGTTATTgcaggggctgccattggtggggTGACTGTTGCTGCATTAATTGTGGGTATTGGCATGTTCTTCTATTACCGAAAGATGTCTAAGATTAAGAAGAAGAAGGATGATGACCCTGAAGGAAATAAATGGGCAAAGAGTTTAAAGGGAATAAAGGGCATTAAG GTTTCTATGTTTGAGAAATCGATTTCTAAAATGAAATTGAGTGATCTTATGAAGGCTACTAACAGCTTCAACAAAGATAATATCATTGGGTCCGGGAGAACAGGGACTATGTATAAAGCCGTGCTTGAGGACGGCACTTCTCTAATGGTTAAGAGATTGCAGGATTCACAGCGTTCTGAAAAAGAATTTGTGTCTGAAATGTCTACTCTGGGGAGCGTGAAACATCCCAACTTGGTTCCCCTTTTAGGTTTCTGCATGGCTAATAAGGAAAGACTTTTGGTTTATAAGTATATGCCAAATGGCACCCTGCATGATAATCTACACACTGTAGATGAAGGTAAGAAGCCAATGGAGTGGCCTCTAAGGCTCAAGATTGGGATAAGGGCAGCACGGGGATTTGCGTGGCTCCATCATAACTGTAACCCCCGTATCATCCACCGAAACATAAGCTCTAAATGTATCTTGTTGGATGCAGATTTTGAGCCTCATATATCTGATTTTGGTCTTGCCAGGCTAATGAATCCTGTTGACACTCATTTGAGTACCTTTGTGAATGGAGAATTTGGGGATTTGGGTTATGTTGCTCCAGAGTATGCAAAAACTCTGGTGGCCACTCCAAAGGGTGATGTTTACAGCTTTGGAACTGTTCTTCTGGAGCTGGTGACTGGTGAGAGACCAACCCATATTGCTAAAGCTCCAGAAAGTTTTAAGGGCAGTTTGGTTGAATGGATTACTCAGCTGTCAAGCAACTCTCAACTTCAAGATGCCATAGACAAATCTTTGGTTGGGAAGGGTGTTGATAATGAGATTTTCCAGGTCCTTAAAGTTGCATGTACTTGTGTACTGGCAAATCCCAAGGAGAGGCCGACTTTGTTTGAAGTATACCAGCTTCTAAGGGCTATTGGGGAGAAATACCACTTTACCACTGATGATGAAATTATGATGCCTTCAGACAATGGTGATACTGATTATATAGAGGAACTTATTGTTGCTCAAGAAGTAAGAGGGGTTAATTAA
- the LOC110633367 gene encoding probably inactive leucine-rich repeat receptor-like protein kinase At5g48380 — protein MAIFMNMVLGRHFLKILISYGLWLLLSCSLSSCTETDVACLKSIKASLEDPFNYLKSSWDFNNNTEGYICRFIGVECWHPDENKVLNLRLSDMGLKGRFPVGIQNCTSITGVDLSSNNLVGPIPDNISAIIPFVTSLDLSSNNFSGGIPKALANCTYLNILKLGHNRLSGQIPPELGLLARIKTFSVANNLLTGPVPTFQNANISREDYANNPGLCGGPLDPCPGSSKSPHT, from the coding sequence ATGGCTATCTTCATGAACATGGTGTTGGGTAGACATTTTCTCAAGATTTTAATTAGCTATGGCCTCTGGTTGTTGCTTagctgtagtttgagcagttgtactgagaCTGATGTTGCTTGCTTGAAGAGTATAAAAGCCTCACTTGAAGATCCTTTTAATTACCTGAAGTCTTCGTGGGACTTTAACAACAACACTGAAGGATACATTTGTAGATTTATTGGGGTTGAATGTTGGCACCCTGATGAGAACAAGGTCTTAAATCTCCGGCTTTCAGATATGGGGCTCAAGGGTCGGTTCCCTGTTGGAATCCAGAATTGCACGAGCATAACTGGTGTTGATCTTTCAAGCAACAACCTCGTTGGACCTATTCCAGATAATATCTCTGCAATCATTCCTTTTGTGACATCTCTTGATCTCTCATCCAACAATTTTTCAGGAGGAATTCCAAAGGCTCTAGCAAATTGTACCTATTTGAATATTCTAAAACTCGGCCACAACCGGTTGTCGGGTCAAATCCCTCCAGAGCTTGGTTTGTTAGCTAGGATTAAAACATTTAGTGTGGCTAATAATCTTCTTACTGGACCAGTGCCAACATTCCAAAATGCCAACATTTCAAGGGAAGATTATGCAAATAATCCTGGGCTCTGTGGGGGGCCTTTGGATCCCTGCCCCGGATCTTCAAAGAGTCCTCACACTTAA